The segment CGTCGGCAAGATGAAGGCGGCGCTGAGTGGTCGCAGCGATCCCACGCTGGTCATCATGGGCCGCACGGGAGCAGCTTCGATCGCCTCGCTTGAAGACACTATCCGCCGCGCGCAGGCCTATGAGGCGACCGGCGTCGATGCGCTGTTCTTCACCGGAATCAAGTCGCGCGCCGAGCTCGAGGCGATCGCGGCGGCGACGCATCTGCCGATCGTGCTCGGCGGCGCGCCGGAGGAATTGAATGCGCCGGATTATCTCGCCACCCAGCGCGTGCGCATCGCTCTCCAGGGCCACGCGCCGATCGCGGCTGCGACGCAGGCCGTCTACGACACGCTGAAGGCGTTGCGCGAGGGCACGTCGCCGAAGGCGCTCAAGGGCCTCGCATCGGCTGAATTGACCAACCGTGTCATGCGCGAGGTCGAGGTGAGGGCACGCAGCGCCGACGTCCTCGGGTTGAAAAAATGAGCCGGGCGATCCTCCAGGTGATGATCCGCGGGCGCGTTCAGGGCGTCGGCTACCGGGCCTGGGTCGAATATCAGGCCACCGCGAGCGGCCTCGAAGGCTGGGTCCGCAACCGGCGCGACGGCAGCGTCGAGGCGCTGTTTGCGGGAGCGCCGAAGCACGTCGCCGACATGGTCGCGCTGTGCCGCCACGGCCCGCCGTCGGCAAAGGTCGACAGTGTCACCAGCGAGACATCGCGCGTGGACGAACTGAATCTGCGCCGGGCAGGGGAAGCGTTTTCAGTGTTGCCGACGGTTTAGACAGCCTTATCGTGGCAGCTTGGCGATCGCCTCGCTCAGCTCGTGAATCTCGTACGGCTTGCGCAGGATCGGGAAATCGCCGCGCACGTCGGCGGCGGCCTCGCTGTAGCCGGTGGCGAGCAGGATCGGCAGGCCGGGGCGGATCTGGCGCAAATGATGGGCGAGGGAGAGCCCGTCCATCTTGCCGGGCATCACGATATCCGTGAAGACGAAGTCGACGCCGTTGTGCTCGAGCTCGCGCAGCGCCGCCTCGGCATCGGGCACGCGGTGGACCCGGTAGCCGAGCTGCTCGAGCAGGCCGATGCTGACGACGGCGACGTCCGGATTGTCCTCGACGAGCAGCACCGTGCCGCTGCCGCGGAACGCCATCGCCTCGGTTGTATCCCGCACCGGCGCATCCGTTCCGCGCGGCAACAGGATGGTGAAAGCAGTACCCTTGCCGAGCTCGCTTGCGACCTTCACGGTGCCACCGGCCTGATGCGCAAAACCATGCACCTGGGACAGGCCGAGGCCGGTGCCCTTGCCGATCGGCTTCGTCGTGAAGAA is part of the Bradyrhizobium commune genome and harbors:
- a CDS encoding isocitrate lyase/PEP mutase family protein, whose translation is MAFRSRREKLRSILSGSACIHPGSVYDAISIRIAEDLGFPIGMFGGSVASLAVLGDPDITLITITELCEQMRRMSRASALPVLVDADHGYGNALNVRRTVQELETTGAAGLTIEDTLLPAAFGEAKTQLISLEEGVGKMKAALSGRSDPTLVIMGRTGAASIASLEDTIRRAQAYEATGVDALFFTGIKSRAELEAIAAATHLPIVLGGAPEELNAPDYLATQRVRIALQGHAPIAAATQAVYDTLKALREGTSPKALKGLASAELTNRVMREVEVRARSADVLGLKK
- a CDS encoding acylphosphatase, which translates into the protein MSRAILQVMIRGRVQGVGYRAWVEYQATASGLEGWVRNRRDGSVEALFAGAPKHVADMVALCRHGPPSAKVDSVTSETSRVDELNLRRAGEAFSVLPTV